A single region of the Verrucomicrobiia bacterium genome encodes:
- a CDS encoding exosortase/archaeosortase family protein, which yields MQSAPEKPLVAGKGDAPSVYSTSMAMVLAVSVLIGLLYLPLLYWLGSTTIHTQQLFNGALLVLIALAICVRDAMYDLQPAPQISNQGIGLVALALGCLWLATHVRGGLLPLFVLSACLAFAGVVSFLFGKSGVRQFLPALGAFFVFGILAGLVPTLDWPLRAMAGRYAGSLLEAMGSTVRLALEQGQPPRLILDVKGHAFVVATECNGFGLLTSALIVATILAFQNRLRWVQKLSLVAISVPIAISFNFLRIVSICAVAPRTTLPYGFVHETLGMLFYFSGLALIWKIARRARPLPRGRTETPSPMSKP from the coding sequence ATGCAATCCGCCCCTGAAAAACCACTGGTAGCCGGCAAAGGCGACGCGCCGTCCGTGTACTCGACGAGCATGGCCATGGTGCTGGCGGTCAGTGTGTTGATCGGGCTACTGTACCTGCCGTTGCTCTACTGGTTGGGGTCGACAACGATTCACACGCAGCAGCTTTTTAACGGGGCGTTGCTGGTGCTGATTGCGCTGGCGATTTGCGTGCGCGACGCGATGTATGACCTACAGCCTGCGCCGCAAATCAGCAACCAGGGGATTGGTTTGGTCGCGCTTGCGCTCGGATGCCTCTGGCTGGCGACGCACGTGCGAGGGGGATTATTGCCGCTGTTTGTCTTGTCGGCGTGCCTGGCGTTTGCGGGAGTGGTTTCGTTTCTCTTTGGCAAGAGCGGCGTCCGGCAATTTCTGCCGGCGTTGGGCGCGTTCTTTGTATTTGGGATCCTGGCCGGGCTGGTGCCGACGCTAGACTGGCCATTGCGGGCAATGGCGGGGCGATATGCGGGATCGTTGCTGGAAGCGATGGGATCGACGGTGAGACTGGCGCTGGAGCAGGGGCAGCCGCCTCGATTGATCCTGGATGTGAAGGGGCATGCGTTTGTCGTCGCGACGGAGTGCAATGGATTCGGGTTGCTTACGTCGGCGTTGATCGTGGCAACCATCCTGGCCTTCCAGAATCGGCTGCGGTGGGTGCAGAAGCTGTCCCTTGTGGCGATATCGGTCCCCATCGCCATCAGTTTCAATTTCCTGCGGATCGTCAGCATTTGCGCCGTGGCACCGCGAACGACGTTGCCGTACGGCTTCGTACACGAGACGTTGGGGATGCTGTTTTATTTTTCGGGATTGGCGCTCATTTGGAAGATTGCCCGACGCGCCAGGCCGTTGCCGAGGGGACGCACTGAAACGCCAAGCCCGATGAGCAAGCCGTAG
- a CDS encoding epoxide hydrolase → MKTKKQTKPASKVAPLRSLTARAAGAVLAFGTATTPALAADSSGAADAIRPFHFHASDKDLADLRRRIKATRWPEKETVADASQGVQLATMQKLADYWANDYDWRKCEKKLDALPQFTTVIDGLEIHFIHVRSKNKNALPIIITHGWPGSIIEQMKIIGPLTDPVAYGGKAEDSFDVVIPSLPGYGFSGKPTKPGWNPVSIAKAWATLMQRLGYTKYVAQGGDWGNAISEVMALQQPPGLLGIHSNMAATVPPDVSKALSAGGPPPDGLSPEEKFAWDGLADFYKNGLGYANEMALRPQTLYGIVDSPIGLAGWILDHDIRSYQMIARVFDGKREGLSRDDVLNNITLYWLTETAISSAQLYWDTAHNLPAGGFFDARGVKLPVAVSVFPDEIYAAPKSWTEKAYPKLIYYNRLDKGGHFAAWEQPELFVTEMRAAFKSLR, encoded by the coding sequence ATGAAGACCAAAAAACAAACCAAGCCCGCTTCAAAAGTTGCTCCCCTGCGAAGTCTTACCGCGCGAGCCGCCGGTGCCGTGCTCGCCTTCGGAACCGCCACCACTCCGGCCCTGGCTGCTGACAGCTCAGGAGCGGCCGACGCCATCCGCCCCTTCCATTTTCATGCCTCGGATAAAGACCTCGCCGATCTTCGCCGACGCATCAAGGCGACCCGCTGGCCCGAGAAGGAGACGGTCGCGGACGCATCGCAGGGCGTGCAGCTCGCGACGATGCAAAAACTCGCGGACTATTGGGCCAACGATTACGATTGGCGCAAGTGCGAGAAGAAACTGGACGCCCTGCCGCAATTCACTACCGTGATCGATGGCTTGGAGATTCATTTCATCCACGTTCGTTCGAAAAATAAAAACGCGCTGCCTATCATCATCACGCACGGCTGGCCCGGCTCGATCATCGAGCAGATGAAAATTATCGGCCCGCTCACCGACCCTGTCGCCTACGGCGGGAAGGCGGAAGACTCCTTTGACGTGGTGATCCCTTCGCTTCCCGGTTACGGTTTTTCCGGCAAGCCGACGAAGCCGGGATGGAATCCTGTTAGCATTGCGAAGGCGTGGGCGACGCTCATGCAACGCCTCGGTTATACAAAATACGTGGCCCAGGGTGGCGATTGGGGCAACGCCATTTCGGAGGTGATGGCGTTACAGCAACCGCCGGGATTGTTGGGCATTCACTCCAACATGGCGGCAACGGTTCCGCCCGATGTTTCGAAGGCGCTTTCCGCGGGCGGCCCCCCGCCCGACGGCCTTTCGCCGGAGGAAAAGTTCGCGTGGGACGGGCTCGCTGACTTCTATAAGAATGGGCTCGGGTACGCCAACGAGATGGCGCTTCGTCCGCAGACGCTGTACGGAATCGTCGATTCGCCGATCGGTCTCGCGGGTTGGATACTGGATCACGACATCCGCAGCTACCAGATGATCGCCCGCGTTTTCGACGGCAAGAGGGAAGGGCTCAGCCGCGATGACGTTCTCAATAACATCACGCTCTATTGGTTGACGGAGACCGCAATCTCTTCGGCGCAACTCTACTGGGACACGGCGCATAATTTGCCGGCCGGCGGCTTCTTCGACGCGAGAGGCGTCAAGCTTCCTGTCGCCGTGAGCGTTTTTCCCGACGAGATCTATGCCGCGCCGAAGAGCTGGACGGAGAAGGCGTATCCCAAACTCATCTACTATAACAGGCTCGATAAAGGCGGCCATTTCGCGGCCTGGGAACAACCGGAGCTTTTTGTCACCGAAATGCGCGCGGCCTTCAAATCACTGCGCTGA
- a CDS encoding SDR family oxidoreductase has protein sequence MSGPRKTAIVTGASQGIGAGIVKAFVERGFNVVANSRKMTQSAEVVASDHVALVDGHIGDPATAARIVETALSRFKSIDALVNNAGIFFTKPFTDFTADDFNSLVSTNLEGFLYVTQLAVKQMLAQKTGGSVVTITAALAANPIAGVKASVPMITKGGLDTITKHLAIEYAKDGIRFNAVAPGVVDTPLHKNDPKEALQSLSPMGVLSSVKDVVDAVMYLTEARTVTGEILNVDSGAHIGRW, from the coding sequence ATGAGCGGCCCACGAAAAACAGCCATCGTGACCGGAGCTTCGCAGGGGATCGGCGCAGGAATCGTGAAAGCGTTTGTCGAACGGGGGTTCAACGTCGTCGCCAATTCCCGGAAGATGACTCAATCCGCCGAGGTCGTGGCTTCCGACCACGTCGCGTTGGTGGACGGCCACATCGGCGATCCGGCCACTGCCGCCCGGATCGTCGAGACAGCCCTGTCTCGCTTTAAGTCGATCGACGCACTGGTCAATAACGCCGGCATCTTCTTCACGAAGCCGTTCACCGACTTCACGGCCGATGACTTCAACTCGCTCGTTTCGACGAACCTCGAGGGCTTCCTGTACGTCACCCAACTCGCGGTCAAACAAATGTTGGCGCAGAAAACCGGCGGGAGCGTTGTGACCATAACCGCTGCGCTGGCCGCAAATCCGATCGCTGGCGTGAAGGCCTCCGTGCCCATGATCACCAAGGGTGGCCTCGATACGATTACGAAACACCTGGCAATCGAGTATGCGAAGGACGGGATTCGCTTCAATGCCGTCGCTCCGGGCGTCGTCGATACTCCGCTTCACAAAAACGACCCGAAGGAGGCTCTTCAATCACTAAGCCCGATGGGTGTTCTTTCCAGTGTTAAAGACGTTGTCGACGCCGTCATGTATTTGACGGAAGCGCGCACGGTTACGGGAGAAATTCTGAACGTCGATAGCGGCGCTCACATCGGCCGTTGGTAA
- a CDS encoding NAD(P)-dependent alcohol dehydrogenase, producing the protein MMLETVDLGPLGAEDVEVAVEHCGLCHSDLSALNNDWGNSQYPAILGHEVIGRVAALGPNAKGLKVGQRVGVGWNSGSCMHCHQCLSGSQHLCPEAQPTIFGHRGGFATHIRAHWAWTIPLPEKLNFADAGPLLCGGITVFSPLSMHAKPTDRVGIIGIGGLGHMAVKFAAAYGCDVTAFTSNESKFEEAKGFGANHVVSSRDSAAIKKLAGSFDLLISTVNVKLDWDAMIGALAPNGRLHVVGAVLEPIPVAAFSLILQQRSISGSPAGSPVAITTMLDFASRHNVAPQTEHFPMSKLNEAFARLESGKARYRIVLDADFQSV; encoded by the coding sequence ATGATGCTCGAAACCGTTGACCTCGGACCGCTCGGGGCCGAGGACGTTGAAGTCGCTGTCGAACATTGCGGTTTGTGTCACTCCGATCTCTCCGCCTTGAATAATGACTGGGGCAACTCGCAGTACCCCGCGATTCTCGGCCACGAGGTCATCGGTCGGGTCGCGGCCCTGGGTCCGAATGCCAAGGGACTCAAAGTCGGGCAGCGCGTCGGTGTCGGCTGGAACTCGGGTAGCTGCATGCACTGTCACCAGTGCCTGTCGGGGAGCCAACACCTTTGCCCGGAGGCGCAACCAACCATCTTCGGTCATCGCGGTGGGTTCGCGACCCACATCCGCGCGCATTGGGCCTGGACCATCCCGCTGCCGGAAAAGCTGAACTTCGCCGACGCTGGGCCGCTCCTGTGCGGGGGTATCACCGTCTTCTCGCCGCTGAGCATGCATGCGAAGCCGACCGACCGGGTGGGAATCATCGGCATCGGCGGGCTGGGACACATGGCCGTGAAGTTCGCCGCCGCGTACGGCTGCGACGTGACCGCGTTCACATCAAACGAGAGTAAGTTCGAGGAAGCGAAGGGTTTCGGGGCAAACCACGTCGTTTCGAGCAGGGACTCGGCGGCGATCAAGAAACTCGCCGGTAGCTTCGACCTCCTGATCAGCACCGTCAACGTGAAGCTCGATTGGGATGCGATGATCGGCGCGCTCGCGCCAAACGGTCGCTTGCACGTCGTCGGTGCTGTCCTTGAACCGATCCCGGTCGCAGCCTTCTCGCTTATCCTGCAGCAGCGTAGTATCTCCGGTTCCCCGGCGGGATCGCCGGTGGCGATCACAACAATGCTCGACTTTGCTTCACGGCACAATGTCGCGCCGCAGACCGAACACTTCCCGATGAGCAAACTCAACGAGGCCTTCGCCCGACTGGAATCAGGCAAGGCCCGTTACCGGATTGTTCTGGACGCGGATTTCCAATCCGTCTGA
- a CDS encoding alpha/beta hydrolase, translating to MSEEISRRRFLGLAAMSIAAAEFGMIGSANAQSGKTTTAAVPPIKPGTNTSLGPIKQIDAGLLNVGYAEAGPADGPPVILLHGWPYDIHSFVDVAPLLASAGYRVIVPHLRGYGTTRFLSSETLRNGQQSVVALDIIALMDALKIKKAILAGFDWGARTADIMAALWPECCKALVSVSGYLIGSPESNKMPLPPKAELAWWYQYYFATERGRAGYDKYRHDFSKLIWQLASPKWNFDDATFDRSATSFNNPDHVNIVIHNYRWRLGLAEGEPKYDDLEKRLAEGPVITVPTITLEGDANGAPHGDASSYARKFSGKYAHRIINGGVGHNLPQEAPEAFAKAVVDVDRF from the coding sequence ATGTCCGAGGAAATCAGCCGTCGCCGCTTTTTGGGCCTTGCGGCTATGAGCATTGCTGCCGCCGAGTTCGGCATGATCGGGTCTGCAAACGCACAATCCGGCAAGACAACCACGGCAGCTGTGCCCCCGATTAAGCCGGGCACAAACACATCGCTTGGCCCGATCAAGCAGATCGACGCCGGCCTCCTGAATGTCGGCTACGCAGAAGCCGGCCCTGCCGATGGTCCCCCTGTAATTCTTCTGCACGGCTGGCCCTACGATATTCATAGCTTCGTCGATGTCGCGCCTTTGTTGGCGTCGGCAGGCTACCGGGTGATCGTCCCGCATTTGCGCGGCTATGGCACGACGCGCTTTCTTTCCAGTGAAACGCTCCGCAATGGCCAGCAATCAGTCGTGGCTCTCGATATCATCGCCCTGATGGATGCTCTCAAGATCAAGAAGGCGATCCTCGCCGGTTTTGATTGGGGAGCGCGGACGGCTGACATCATGGCGGCGCTCTGGCCGGAATGCTGCAAGGCGCTGGTCTCCGTGAGCGGTTATCTGATCGGCAGCCCTGAATCCAACAAGATGCCGTTGCCGCCAAAAGCTGAGCTCGCATGGTGGTACCAATATTATTTTGCCACGGAACGCGGCCGGGCGGGGTACGACAAATACCGGCACGATTTTTCGAAGCTCATTTGGCAGCTCGCCTCGCCGAAGTGGAACTTCGATGATGCCACGTTCGATCGCAGCGCAACGTCCTTCAACAACCCGGATCATGTCAACATCGTGATCCATAATTACCGTTGGCGGCTCGGTCTCGCTGAAGGCGAGCCGAAATATGACGATCTGGAAAAGCGACTTGCTGAGGGCCCGGTCATCACCGTGCCCACCATTACCCTGGAAGGCGATGCCAATGGTGCACCACATGGGGATGCCAGTTCCTATGCCAGGAAATTCTCGGGCAAATATGCGCACCGGATAATCAACGGCGGAGTCGGGCACAATCTGCCACAAGAAGCTCCCGAGGCGTTTGCCAAAGCCGTTGTGGATGTTGACCGTTTCTGA
- a CDS encoding DUF305 domain-containing protein has product MNPSGNTSTKLKQHYIPRALVLVILSCPLTALPHEHTDQTNANPLFAQELMQSMEVMDKDMMAAPMTGDPDPDFCAMMIPHHQGAIDMAKAILLHGKDDVVQRLAQEIIVTQGQEIEVMRLRLAAMQSNTTNVLRNQQPESMSSIPISSHDRVYTADQTSGTVSVIDPASDKLLGVIRLGDPVPGALSPLYRGQLLVHGMGFSPNHRTLAVVSIGSNSITLIDTASNKIIGVIYIGRSPHEAFFTPDGKELWVTVRGENYVSVIDPVEIKEVRRVQTANGPGMVLFRPDGRYAFVPSSFTPELDVVDTQSYEVVARVPQASPFSPNLAVSRDGTEVWFTLKDSGKTQVMSAKPPFDILATLDCGPLCNHVALVDNANGKFAYVTVGGENLVKVFRRGENPNLVATIPTGDLPHGIWGSGDGTRVYVGLENQDAVIAIDTLKYTVLATIPVGQQPQALVYVPQAVTDGDGTANLMPLGDAGNAAHLALIAPEGKGSSAHATVSVNNLGSLDLLQAAFSGLKPGQKYTLWLVESRTAPFGRKEALITFQANLAGAQVAQAIGPLRKVLTSASETPVQERFLMLAQADSDVPTLIQKQGDRNH; this is encoded by the coding sequence ATGAATCCATCTGGCAACACGAGCACTAAGCTGAAGCAGCATTATATTCCGCGCGCACTGGTGCTTGTGATTTTGTCGTGCCCGCTAACAGCTCTGCCACATGAGCACACTGACCAAACGAATGCGAATCCGCTGTTCGCACAAGAGCTGATGCAGAGCATGGAAGTTATGGACAAGGATATGATGGCCGCGCCGATGACCGGCGACCCCGACCCCGACTTTTGCGCCATGATGATTCCGCACCATCAAGGCGCGATTGATATGGCGAAAGCAATCCTGTTGCACGGCAAAGACGACGTCGTGCAACGGCTGGCGCAAGAAATCATTGTCACACAAGGGCAGGAAATAGAAGTGATGCGCCTGCGGTTGGCCGCAATGCAATCGAATACGACGAACGTGCTGCGAAATCAGCAACCAGAATCGATGTCTTCAATTCCGATTTCCAGTCATGACCGTGTCTACACCGCCGACCAGACTTCGGGCACTGTTTCCGTGATTGACCCCGCTTCAGACAAACTGTTGGGCGTTATCCGTCTTGGCGACCCCGTGCCGGGCGCGCTCAGCCCGCTTTACCGAGGCCAGTTGCTTGTGCATGGCATGGGATTTTCACCAAATCACCGAACGCTGGCGGTAGTGTCCATCGGCTCTAACTCAATCACATTGATTGATACGGCCAGCAACAAAATCATCGGAGTCATCTATATCGGACGCTCACCGCACGAGGCTTTCTTCACGCCTGACGGGAAGGAACTCTGGGTAACGGTGCGCGGCGAAAATTATGTCTCGGTGATTGATCCCGTGGAGATAAAGGAGGTGCGCCGTGTGCAAACTGCCAATGGGCCGGGCATGGTCCTGTTTCGCCCCGATGGACGCTATGCCTTCGTGCCCTCCAGCTTCACGCCGGAACTGGATGTGGTGGACACTCAAAGTTATGAAGTGGTAGCCCGCGTTCCGCAAGCCAGTCCATTCTCACCAAACTTGGCCGTGAGTCGCGACGGAACAGAAGTTTGGTTCACGTTGAAAGACTCCGGCAAAACACAGGTGATGAGCGCGAAGCCGCCATTTGACATTCTTGCTACGCTTGATTGCGGCCCACTCTGCAACCACGTCGCTCTGGTGGACAATGCCAACGGGAAATTCGCGTATGTGACCGTGGGCGGAGAAAACCTCGTGAAAGTTTTTCGCCGTGGCGAAAACCCGAACTTGGTTGCCACCATTCCCACCGGCGATCTTCCGCACGGCATCTGGGGATCGGGGGATGGAACGCGGGTGTATGTCGGATTGGAAAATCAAGATGCGGTCATTGCCATAGATACGCTCAAGTACACAGTTCTCGCCACAATTCCCGTCGGTCAGCAGCCTCAAGCATTGGTCTATGTTCCGCAAGCTGTTACAGATGGCGACGGCACGGCTAATCTTATGCCGCTCGGCGATGCAGGTAATGCGGCACACCTTGCCTTGATTGCACCGGAAGGCAAAGGGAGTTCGGCACACGCGACGGTGTCTGTCAATAATTTGGGTTCACTCGACTTGTTACAGGCTGCGTTCTCCGGCCTTAAACCGGGACAAAAATATACGCTCTGGTTGGTGGAATCTCGAACCGCGCCTTTCGGGCGGAAAGAAGCGCTCATCACCTTTCAAGCAAATCTGGCCGGGGCGCAAGTCGCGCAGGCAATTGGCCCGTTACGCAAGGTTCTTACCTCTGCGAGCGAAACGCCGGTTCAAGAACGGTTTTTGATGCTTGCTCAAGCGGACAGCGATGTGCCGACGCTGATTCAAAAGCAAGGTGATCGAAACCATTAA
- a CDS encoding RidA family protein, which translates to MTTSTTTAEGRLAELGIKLPTPPEPFGTYAEAVQTGNLLFLTGMLPTEGRAPKFIGRVGAELDVEAGRKAAHLAALNALAVARQHLGSLDKVTRIVRLGVSVATSGDVRDQPKVADGASDLLQDVFGKDKNPCRLVVGVASLPLGTPVELEVIFEVKL; encoded by the coding sequence ATGACCACAAGCACAACCACCGCCGAGGGCCGTCTCGCCGAACTCGGCATCAAGCTCCCCACGCCGCCGGAACCGTTTGGCACCTATGCGGAAGCGGTGCAGACAGGCAACCTGCTCTTTCTGACTGGGATGCTTCCTACGGAAGGCCGCGCGCCGAAATTCATCGGGCGCGTCGGTGCGGAGCTAGATGTGGAAGCCGGGCGCAAGGCGGCTCACCTCGCGGCGCTCAACGCCCTCGCGGTTGCGCGACAGCATTTGGGTTCGCTCGATAAAGTGACGCGGATCGTCCGGCTTGGTGTGTCGGTCGCGACTTCGGGTGACGTCCGCGATCAACCAAAAGTCGCCGATGGCGCTTCGGACTTGCTGCAAGACGTTTTCGGAAAAGACAAGAATCCTTGCCGCCTGGTGGTTGGCGTCGCCAGTCTTCCACTCGGCACCCCGGTCGAGTTGGAAGTTATTTTTGAGGTGAAGCTGTGA
- a CDS encoding FAD-dependent oxidoreductase, whose protein sequence is MALEQCHNLVIGSGVAGKLLSWNLAKMGQKTVVVERSMIGGSCPNVACLPSKNVVYSAKTVSLVDPKTGLGVVTGQTRVDMAGVARRKRKMVEDLIKLHLDEFKASGAELVMGEARFTEPKTVDVTLNAGGTRRLRGERVFLDVGTRATIPQVPGLDAAMPMTHVEALNLERLPEHLVIIGGGYVGLEFAQAMQRFGSRVTIVQHGKQLLEREDPDVAEALLELMKDEGIEVLLEAEVLRVTGRSGASVQFQLRVGGSDKALNASDILVAAGRTPNTDRLDTARGNIRLDSHGYIQVNERLQTSVADVWAMGECAGSPKFTHVGADDCRVVLDNLAGGNRTTRDRLIPYCLFTDPELAHVGMNESEAKARHVTYRLVSLPMSHVLRMRTLSQTRGFCKALIGTDDRILGFTAFGAEASEMMAVVQTAIIGGMPYAALRDAIFTHPTAAEGLGSLFASTPISATT, encoded by the coding sequence ATGGCATTGGAGCAGTGTCACAATCTCGTGATCGGAAGCGGTGTGGCGGGAAAGCTCCTCTCTTGGAATCTAGCGAAGATGGGACAGAAAACGGTCGTGGTCGAACGCTCGATGATCGGGGGGTCTTGTCCGAATGTGGCTTGTCTGCCGAGCAAGAATGTCGTTTATAGCGCCAAGACCGTTTCCCTCGTGGATCCAAAGACCGGACTGGGAGTGGTGACCGGTCAGACCCGTGTCGATATGGCCGGCGTCGCTCGCCGCAAACGTAAGATGGTCGAGGATCTGATCAAGCTCCACCTCGACGAGTTCAAAGCCAGCGGTGCGGAGCTGGTCATGGGCGAAGCCCGCTTCACCGAGCCGAAGACCGTGGATGTGACCCTGAACGCCGGCGGGACACGCCGCCTGCGCGGTGAGCGTGTCTTCCTTGATGTTGGCACGCGCGCCACCATACCGCAGGTGCCCGGACTTGACGCCGCCATGCCGATGACGCATGTCGAAGCGCTCAATCTCGAACGGTTGCCCGAACATCTCGTCATTATTGGCGGGGGCTATGTCGGTCTGGAGTTTGCTCAGGCGATGCAGCGCTTCGGCAGCCGCGTCACGATCGTTCAGCACGGGAAACAACTGCTCGAACGAGAGGATCCGGACGTGGCAGAGGCGCTCTTGGAATTGATGAAAGACGAAGGCATCGAGGTACTGCTGGAAGCTGAAGTTCTGCGTGTCACGGGCCGATCCGGTGCCAGTGTCCAATTTCAACTACGCGTTGGAGGATCAGACAAAGCTCTCAATGCCTCCGACATTCTGGTAGCAGCAGGCCGAACACCCAACACGGATCGGCTTGACACGGCCAGGGGAAACATTCGCCTGGATTCACATGGCTATATTCAGGTCAACGAAAGGCTCCAGACGAGCGTCGCGGACGTGTGGGCGATGGGGGAATGCGCCGGCAGCCCGAAATTTACGCACGTCGGCGCCGACGACTGCCGTGTTGTCCTGGATAACCTCGCCGGCGGCAATCGCACGACGCGCGATCGGCTCATTCCTTATTGTCTGTTCACCGACCCGGAACTGGCCCATGTCGGCATGAATGAATCCGAGGCGAAGGCCAGGCACGTTACTTATCGCCTGGTCTCACTTCCAATGTCACACGTGTTGCGAATGCGCACACTTTCACAGACGCGAGGTTTCTGCAAAGCGTTGATCGGGACCGATGATCGTATTCTGGGTTTCACCGCCTTCGGTGCCGAGGCGAGCGAAATGATGGCGGTTGTCCAGACCGCGATCATCGGTGGCATGCCCTACGCCGCCCTCCGGGACGCGATCTTCACCCATCCGACCGCTGCTGAGGGATTGGGAAGCCTGTTCGCGAGCACTCCCATATCCGCGACAACTTAA
- a CDS encoding catalase family peroxidase: MPLPSDERIVQLANELLKVFEVLAGSHPGYRPAHAKGILLKGTFTPAREAASLTRAPHIQRASTPVVVRFSDGSGLPMIPDNDPNASPKGCAIRFYLAEHVHTDIVSHSTDGFPAKNGQEFLEFLRAVVAGKAPAFLADHPAALAFAQAPKPSPASFATEAFFGVTAFRFTNRDGMARYGRYRIVPRAGLQHLDDETAKSKGANYLFDEIKERVARSPIRFDIQVQIAEDGDVVNDSTVHWPTSRPVIPLGTVALTELAPDDETHRKIIFDPIPRVEGIEPSDDPLLELRAAAYLLSGRKRRQAIDSHATVSEPA; the protein is encoded by the coding sequence ATGCCCCTGCCATCCGATGAAAGAATCGTTCAGCTCGCCAATGAATTGCTTAAGGTCTTTGAGGTCCTTGCCGGAAGCCACCCAGGATATCGGCCCGCGCACGCCAAAGGAATTCTGCTAAAGGGCACCTTCACCCCTGCGCGTGAGGCCGCCTCGCTCACACGCGCGCCACATATCCAGCGGGCTTCCACGCCGGTCGTTGTCCGGTTTTCGGATGGGTCGGGACTTCCCATGATCCCTGACAATGATCCGAACGCCAGCCCCAAGGGCTGCGCCATCCGTTTTTATCTGGCCGAACATGTTCACACGGACATCGTCAGTCACTCCACGGACGGTTTCCCCGCGAAAAATGGCCAGGAGTTCCTGGAGTTCTTGCGAGCGGTGGTGGCGGGTAAGGCACCGGCGTTTTTAGCTGACCACCCGGCCGCCCTCGCCTTCGCGCAAGCCCCGAAGCCAAGCCCGGCTAGCTTCGCCACGGAAGCCTTCTTCGGCGTGACCGCGTTTCGATTCACCAACCGGGATGGTATGGCGCGTTATGGCCGCTATCGCATCGTCCCCCGAGCAGGGCTCCAGCATCTGGACGACGAAACGGCAAAGTCCAAGGGAGCCAATTACTTGTTCGACGAGATTAAGGAACGCGTCGCTCGGAGCCCCATCCGATTCGATATCCAGGTCCAGATCGCTGAAGATGGCGATGTGGTCAATGACTCCACCGTGCACTGGCCGACGTCTCGGCCCGTCATTCCCTTGGGCACGGTCGCTTTGACGGAACTGGCTCCTGATGACGAAACGCACCGAAAAATCATCTTTGACCCGATCCCGCGCGTCGAGGGGATTGAGCCTTCTGACGACCCTCTGCTGGAGTTGCGTGCTGCCGCCTATCTGCTGAGCGGCCGCAAGCGCCGCCAGGCGATTGATTCGCACGCGACCGTGTCGGAGCCAGCGTAA
- a CDS encoding iron-containing alcohol dehydrogenase: MNFEFATANRIVFGAGKLKEVGDLASYLGKRALVVIGKSAGAVQRVEPMLSALTEAGVEYATFSVVGEPTLDVARAGTQRARDEKCDLVIGFGGGSMIDTGKAVAALLTNGGDPLDYVEVIGKGQPLTKASAPYIAIPTTAGTGAEVTRNAVLGAPEQRVKVSLRSVFMLPRMALVDPELTYDLPPQLTATTGMDALTQLIEAFVSVKANPMTDAICREGMTRAARSLRRAYEHGEDVAARQDMCVASVFGGMALANAGLGAVHGLAGPLGGMFNAPHGALCAVLLPHVMEVNRGMIRGPAGRGAVSAPTEIVRRFEEVAKIVGDPGELVRVLKIPPLRQYGVACDDFAAIIEKSKSSSSMKGNPLPLRDEELREILERAL, translated from the coding sequence GTGAACTTTGAATTTGCCACGGCGAACCGAATTGTATTCGGCGCGGGGAAATTGAAGGAGGTTGGCGATCTGGCGTCTTACCTGGGGAAGCGGGCCTTGGTAGTGATTGGGAAGTCGGCGGGGGCGGTGCAGCGGGTGGAGCCGATGCTGAGTGCGTTGACGGAAGCGGGGGTTGAATATGCGACGTTTTCGGTAGTGGGCGAGCCGACGCTCGACGTGGCGCGGGCGGGGACACAACGGGCGCGGGATGAGAAATGTGATTTGGTGATTGGGTTTGGTGGCGGCAGCATGATCGACACGGGCAAGGCTGTCGCGGCGTTGCTGACGAACGGCGGTGATCCGCTGGATTACGTGGAGGTGATCGGCAAAGGCCAGCCGCTGACGAAAGCGTCGGCGCCGTACATTGCGATTCCGACGACAGCAGGCACGGGCGCGGAAGTCACCCGCAACGCAGTGCTGGGTGCGCCCGAACAGCGCGTGAAGGTCAGCCTGCGAAGCGTGTTCATGCTGCCGCGCATGGCGCTGGTCGATCCGGAACTCACTTACGATTTGCCACCACAACTGACGGCGACTACCGGCATGGATGCATTGACGCAGTTGATTGAGGCGTTTGTTTCGGTGAAAGCGAATCCGATGACGGACGCGATCTGCCGGGAAGGCATGACGCGTGCGGCCCGGTCGTTGCGACGCGCTTATGAGCATGGTGAAGATGTGGCGGCGCGGCAGGACATGTGTGTCGCGAGTGTGTTCGGCGGGATGGCGCTGGCGAACGCAGGACTGGGTGCGGTCCACGGGCTGGCCGGGCCGTTGGGAGGAATGTTCAATGCCCCACACGGCGCGTTGTGCGCGGTGCTGCTGCCGCATGTGATGGAGGTCAATCGCGGGATGATTCGCGGGCCGGCCGGTCGCGGTGCGGTGTCCGCCCCGACGGAAATTGTCCGGCGTTTTGAGGAAGTGGCAAAGATTGTTGGCGATCCGGGCGAGCTGGTTCGGGTGTTGAAAATTCCGCCGTTGCGGCAGTATGGGGTGGCGTGCGACGATTTCGCGGCGATCATCGAGAAATCAAAATCATCGAGCAGCATGAAGGGCAATCCGCTGCCGTTGCGCGACGAGGAATTGCGGGAAATTCTTGAGCGCGCCCTCTAA